A window of Patescibacteria group bacterium contains these coding sequences:
- the prmC gene encoding peptide chain release factor N(5)-glutamine methyltransferase produces MSIKNLLNKSIKELKGISSSPDLDCEILLSFVLKKNKEYLFANSEIELNEKQIEQFNQLLERRKKHEPIAYIINNKEFFGLNFYVDKRVLIPRPETEILVEEVIREQKLRRSAFSGESRASSRLELKIADVGTGSGCIAVSLAKNLENAKIFAIDLSYDALEVAKINVEKNKANVELLQGNLLEPLLENKVDIICANLPYITVEQLDLTEEDVRKFEPKTALIVKEETTLYSELLDQAPRYLNKNGIIFFEIDPVFKDKMINLVKEKMPEAKYEIKNDLGGCERVMIIWV; encoded by the coding sequence ATGTCTATAAAAAATTTATTAAATAAATCGATAAAAGAATTAAAAGGCATTTCTTCTTCTCCAGATTTGGATTGCGAAATTTTGTTATCTTTTGTTTTGAAAAAAAATAAAGAATATTTATTTGCGAATTCTGAAATTGAATTAAACGAAAAACAAATTGAACAATTTAATCAGCTTTTAGAAAGAAGAAAGAAACATGAGCCAATTGCCTATATTATTAATAATAAAGAATTTTTCGGACTAAATTTTTACGTTGATAAACGAGTTTTAATTCCAAGACCTGAAACTGAAATACTCGTTGAAGAAGTAATTCGTGAACAAAAACTAAGACGCTCGGCTTTTTCCGGAGAAAGCCGAGCGTCTTCGAGACTTGAATTAAAAATTGCTGACGTCGGAACTGGATCTGGATGTATTGCTGTAAGCCTGGCTAAAAATTTGGAAAATGCTAAAATTTTTGCAATTGATTTATCTTATGATGCTCTAGAAGTTGCAAAAATAAATGTTGAAAAAAATAAAGCAAATGTTGAGTTATTGCAAGGAAATTTATTAGAACCATTACTTGAAAATAAAGTTGACATAATTTGCGCTAATTTACCATATATTACAGTTGAACAATTAGATTTAACTGAAGAAGATGTCAGAAAATTTGAACCAAAAACCGCTTTGATTGTAAAAGAAGAAACAACTTTGTATTCTGAATTACTAGATCAAGCGCCAAGATATCTGAATAAAAATGGCATTATATTTTTTGAGATTGATCCAGTTTTTAAAGACAAAATGATAAATCTGGTTAAAGAAAAAATGCCAGAAGCAAAATATGAAATCAAAAATGATTTAGGAGGATGTGAGAGAGTGATGATAATTTGGGTATAA
- a CDS encoding mannosyltransferase family protein → MKQKLTKKEIWNIILLFIGWRVVVQFIAFLGKYRLFLSTDNAYDHLSPWSIDKLPEFLQYFVKWDSGFYLEIAKSGYFFDQAKNLYNTAFFPLYPLLIKIFSYVFQSQVISGIIISTLATFGVCYFLYKLAKIELQDNNSALKSVFYFLIFPTAIFLASIYTESLFIFLAVACLYFARTRRFAIASSFGFFVATCRPIGIILFLVLILEYIEQRKFSFKEIKLDILWTLLVPAGLASYMLFLWIKFKNAFLFMQAQTAWDRKIGFDFWGIWIDLKNHVHDIFQPSQNFAFSLRNDFEFFFFITFLILSIVVFFRLRKSYGLYCFLALLIPFLTGSLISMTRFTLVLFPVFILLAKFTIKREWLNYFIIMLFSMMLSLFTVMLANWYWIG, encoded by the coding sequence ATGAAACAAAAACTAACAAAAAAAGAAATCTGGAACATCATTCTGTTATTTATTGGTTGGCGTGTTGTTGTACAATTTATTGCTTTTCTTGGTAAATATAGACTTTTTTTATCAACAGATAATGCTTATGATCATTTAAGTCCTTGGTCTATTGATAAACTACCAGAATTTTTGCAGTATTTTGTAAAATGGGATTCTGGTTTTTATTTGGAAATTGCTAAATCTGGTTATTTTTTTGATCAAGCAAAAAATTTGTACAATACTGCTTTCTTCCCTCTTTATCCGTTGTTGATTAAAATATTTAGTTATGTTTTTCAATCTCAAGTAATTTCTGGAATAATCATTTCAACGCTAGCTACTTTTGGCGTTTGTTATTTTTTGTATAAGCTCGCTAAGATTGAATTGCAAGATAATAATTCTGCGCTAAAATCTGTTTTTTATTTTTTGATTTTTCCAACTGCGATTTTTCTGGCATCAATTTATACTGAATCATTATTTATATTTTTAGCTGTTGCTTGTTTGTATTTTGCGAGAACTAGAAGATTTGCGATTGCTTCAAGCTTTGGTTTTTTTGTAGCCACATGTCGTCCAATTGGCATTATCTTGTTTCTGGTTTTAATTTTAGAATATATTGAACAAAGAAAATTTAGTTTTAAAGAAATTAAATTAGATATTTTATGGACTTTGCTGGTGCCTGCTGGTCTTGCAAGTTATATGCTGTTTTTATGGATCAAATTTAAAAATGCTTTTTTATTTATGCAGGCGCAAACTGCTTGGGACAGAAAGATTGGATTTGATTTTTGGGGCATATGGATTGATCTGAAAAATCATGTCCACGATATTTTTCAACCTTCGCAAAATTTTGCTTTTTCTTTAAGAAATGATTTTGAATTTTTCTTTTTTATAACTTTTTTAATTTTATCTATTGTTGTATTTTTTAGATTAAGAAAGTCTTATGGATTATATTGTTTTTTGGCATTGTTAATTCCCTTCTTGACTGGATCGTTAATTTCTATGACCAGATTTACATTAGTTTTATTTCCAGTCTTTATTCTGCTTGCCAAATTTACAATAAAAAGAGAATGGTTAAATTATTTTATAATCATGCTATTTTCAATGATGTTAAGTTTGTTTACTGTAATGCTCGCGAACTGGTATTGGATCGGATAA
- the prfA gene encoding peptide chain release factor 1, whose translation MEEKLKKIKEEYNKINQELSSPEIVSDSLKLTKLSKRAAELRDTVDLINKYEEITKQIKDNEELIKSENDKELIEMANEDLTNLKIEFEKLKKDLEVELLPKDPNDSKNAIMEIRAGAGGEEAALFAAELFRMYSRFAEKKGWKIEIMNSNRTGIGGFKEIIFAVKGDNVYRDLKYESGVHRVQRVPVTEKQGRIQTSTVTIVVLPEVEEVEFKIEPKDLRIDTFCSQGAGGQSVNTTYSAIRITHLPTGIVASCQDERSQQKNKAKAMKVLRSRVLAQQEEERTKKAGAERKMQIGTGDRSEKIRTYNFPQDRVTDHRIKFTTNGIPYVLGGDLDPIIDKLKEEDQRLKMGIN comes from the coding sequence ATGGAAGAAAAATTAAAAAAGATTAAAGAAGAATATAATAAAATAAATCAAGAATTAAGCTCTCCTGAAATAGTTTCAGACAGTTTAAAATTGACAAAATTATCTAAAAGAGCTGCTGAATTAAGAGATACTGTTGATTTGATAAATAAATATGAGGAAATAACGAAACAAATTAAAGATAATGAAGAATTAATTAAGTCTGAAAATGATAAAGAATTGATTGAAATGGCAAATGAAGATTTAACTAATTTAAAAATAGAATTTGAAAAATTGAAGAAAGATTTAGAAGTTGAGCTATTGCCAAAAGATCCAAATGATTCAAAAAATGCGATTATGGAAATTCGAGCTGGAGCTGGTGGAGAGGAAGCTGCCTTATTTGCAGCAGAATTATTTAGAATGTATTCCAGATTTGCTGAAAAAAAAGGTTGGAAAATTGAGATAATGAATTCTAATCGAACAGGTATTGGAGGTTTTAAAGAAATTATTTTTGCGGTCAAAGGCGATAATGTTTATCGAGATTTAAAATATGAAAGTGGCGTTCATCGCGTTCAAAGAGTGCCAGTAACAGAAAAACAAGGTAGAATTCAAACATCAACTGTAACAATTGTTGTTTTGCCAGAAGTAGAAGAAGTTGAATTTAAAATAGAACCGAAAGATTTAAGAATTGATACTTTTTGTTCTCAAGGCGCTGGCGGACAAAGTGTTAATACAACTTATTCAGCAATTAGAATTACACACTTACCTACTGGCATTGTTGCTTCCTGCCAAGATGAAAGATCTCAACAAAAAAATAAAGCAAAAGCGATGAAAGTTTTGAGATCAAGAGTACTAGCACAACAGGAAGAAGAGAGAACAAAAAAAGCTGGAGCTGAAAGAAAAATGCAAATCGGAACTGGTGATCGATCAGAAAAAATTAGAACTTATAATTTTCCACAAGATAGAGTTACTGATCATAGAATCAAATTTACGACTAACGGTATACCCTATGTTTTGGGCGGTGACCTAGATCCAATAATTGATAAATTGAAAGAAGAAGATCAGCGTCTCAAAATGGGGATAAACTAA
- the rpmE gene encoding 50S ribosomal protein L31, translated as MKEKIHPKFGPATIKCACGNTIKTASTIPEMHVEICSACHPTFTGKAKFVDTAGMLDKFKARQEKFLKFTQDKKEKKPRIRKEKAANK; from the coding sequence ATGAAAGAAAAAATCCATCCTAAATTTGGTCCTGCAACAATCAAATGTGCTTGCGGGAATACAATCAAAACAGCATCTACAATTCCGGAGATGCATGTTGAAATTTGCTCAGCTTGCCATCCAACATTTACTGGCAAAGCCAAATTTGTTGATACAGCTGGAATGCTTGACAAATTCAAGGCAAGACAAGAAAAATTCTTGAAATTTACACAAGACAAGAAAGAAAAAAAGCCAAGAATTAGAAAAGAAAAAGCAGCAAATAAATAG
- the prs gene encoding ribose-phosphate diphosphokinase — translation MQGEILAKEERMTEKSFGVHCILHQENSAEGICMFCDQCFCSQCLTKIGKKFICRDCGKTLYRSVTPHQLAIFSGRSNELLAQRVCNKLGVELGKMRFTDFEGSEMRPQFLENLRGRRVFIIQPTVASEDELGAKVREELLIMIRAAKQASAQEVCVVIPDFAYQRQERKTQPRIAISARLMIDLFETAGADRFVFVDLHAGAIQGFTNKPVDHLWATPLLLKEAFADLIDSNRTVFLTDAGYAKVVGAYARKFGVGFAVAHKEGRDTTDDRVDQITIIGNVSGKVVLIIDDIVKSAGTMIKMGQACLKNGAIKVVGGGIHGELTEGAAERIQLSCLDFLAVTDTVHIPERKLHEKIRVVSVDKLIADAIKAIYEYGSVSALFD, via the coding sequence ATGCAAGGAGAAATCCTTGCCAAGGAGGAGAGAATGACAGAAAAAAGTTTTGGAGTTCATTGCATCTTGCATCAAGAAAATTCGGCAGAAGGAATTTGTATGTTCTGCGATCAATGTTTTTGTTCGCAATGCCTGACAAAAATTGGAAAAAAATTTATTTGTCGCGATTGTGGCAAAACTCTCTATAGATCTGTTACTCCTCATCAATTAGCAATCTTTTCTGGCAGATCTAATGAGCTTTTGGCACAAAGAGTTTGTAATAAGCTGGGCGTTGAACTTGGAAAAATGAGATTTACTGATTTTGAAGGCAGTGAAATGAGACCTCAGTTTCTTGAGAACTTAAGAGGAAGAAGAGTCTTTATTATTCAGCCAACCGTTGCTAGCGAAGATGAACTTGGTGCAAAGGTTAGAGAAGAATTGCTAATAATGATAAGGGCCGCAAAACAAGCTTCAGCTCAAGAAGTTTGCGTAGTGATTCCTGATTTTGCTTATCAACGGCAAGAGAGAAAAACTCAACCAAGAATTGCTATTTCAGCAAGATTAATGATTGATTTGTTTGAAACAGCTGGTGCCGATAGATTTGTTTTTGTGGATCTGCATGCTGGTGCGATTCAAGGCTTTACGAACAAGCCGGTTGATCATCTTTGGGCAACACCATTGCTTTTGAAAGAAGCTTTTGCTGATTTGATCGATTCTAATCGAACTGTTTTTTTGACTGATGCAGGCTATGCCAAAGTAGTTGGCGCTTATGCTAGGAAATTCGGAGTTGGCTTTGCCGTTGCTCACAAGGAAGGTCGAGATACTACAGATGATAGAGTTGATCAGATAACGATTATTGGAAATGTATCTGGTAAAGTTGTTTTGATTATTGATGATATTGTGAAATCAGCTGGAACAATGATTAAAATGGGTCAAGCTTGCTTAAAAAATGGAGCAATAAAAGTTGTTGGAGGTGGGATCCATGGTGAATTGACAGAAGGAGCAGCAGAACGAATTCAACTATCTTGTCTAGATTTTCTAGCTGTTACTGATACTGTTCATATTCCAGAAAGAAAGTTACATGAAAAAATAAGAGTTGTGTCTGTTGATAAATTAATTGCTGATGCGATTAAGGCTATTTATGAGTATGGTTCTGTTTCTGCACTTTTTGACTAG
- a CDS encoding tRNA uridine(34) 5-carboxymethylaminomethyl modification radical SAM/GNAT enzyme Elp3 translates to MKPVEELIIKTLKQKSFLRSKFELEKRKISKKYKCNLLTNINILSVYRNLIKEKKIKQDKNFEELLKKQKTRTLSGIASIAIFTKPYKCPGKCLYCPSQPKMPKSYLNDEPAVMRAILCNYSPKKQIETRLEALNICGHKTDKIELIIMGGSWTALPKNYQNNFVLKCFKTANHFNKQKNNKTNKQTTLTDEQKRNEKAKHRIIGMTLETRPDLIDEKEVIRMRKLGATRIELGVQSIYDNVLKFNNRGHLIDKTIQATQLLKDAGFKINYHMMPNLPKSNNNKDLQMFEELFSDSSFQPDMLKIYPCVLTKNSKLYKVWKAGKYKPYSDKEIVELLIKIKQKIPKYVRIMRLGRDIPAPDIVAGNKMSNIRQVVHAKMIEQNLLCKCIRCREVRNGKWEMGDIKLTRMDYNASNGKEIFLSYEDEKNNKILAYLRLRIPSQYFTHEKHYINVLNNCAIIRELKSLGQMVEIDKKNLKASQHMGLGKSLMKEAEKIVKKEFRLNKIAVISGVGVRDYYRKQGYKFQDSYMIKKIK, encoded by the coding sequence ATGAAACCAGTTGAAGAACTTATAATTAAAACTTTGAAGCAAAAATCTTTTTTAAGATCCAAATTTGAATTGGAAAAAAGAAAGATTTCGAAAAAATATAAATGCAATTTACTAACTAATATTAATATTTTATCAGTTTATAGAAATTTAATCAAAGAGAAAAAGATTAAGCAAGACAAAAATTTTGAGGAATTATTAAAAAAACAAAAGACCAGAACATTATCTGGCATTGCTTCAATTGCAATTTTTACAAAGCCATACAAATGTCCTGGAAAATGTTTGTATTGTCCGAGTCAACCAAAAATGCCAAAAAGCTACTTGAATGATGAGCCAGCTGTAATGAGAGCAATTCTTTGTAATTACTCGCCAAAAAAACAGATTGAAACAAGATTAGAAGCATTAAATATTTGCGGACATAAAACTGATAAAATTGAGCTGATTATTATGGGAGGATCGTGGACTGCCCTACCAAAAAATTATCAAAATAATTTTGTGTTAAAATGTTTTAAAACGGCTAATCATTTTAATAAACAAAAAAACAATAAAACAAATAAACAAACGACTTTAACTGACGAACAAAAGCGAAATGAAAAAGCGAAACATAGAATTATTGGAATGACTCTTGAAACAAGACCTGATTTGATTGATGAGAAAGAAGTAATCAGAATGCGAAAACTTGGAGCTACCAGAATTGAACTAGGCGTGCAAAGTATTTATGATAATGTTTTAAAGTTCAATAATCGCGGACATTTGATTGATAAAACTATACAGGCAACACAATTGCTGAAAGATGCAGGTTTTAAAATCAATTATCACATGATGCCGAATTTACCAAAAAGTAATAATAATAAAGATTTGCAAATGTTTGAAGAATTATTTTCTGATTCTTCTTTTCAGCCTGATATGTTAAAAATTTATCCTTGTGTTTTGACGAAGAATTCTAAATTATATAAAGTTTGGAAAGCAGGAAAATATAAACCATACAGCGATAAAGAAATTGTTGAATTGCTAATTAAAATTAAACAAAAAATTCCAAAATATGTTAGAATAATGAGACTTGGTCGAGATATTCCGGCTCCAGATATTGTGGCTGGAAATAAAATGTCAAATATTAGACAAGTTGTTCATGCAAAAATGATTGAACAAAATTTGTTGTGCAAATGCATTCGATGTCGTGAAGTGAGAAATGGGAAATGGGAAATGGGAGATATAAAATTAACCAGGATGGATTATAATGCCTCAAATGGAAAAGAAATTTTTCTAAGCTATGAGGATGAAAAAAATAATAAAATATTAGCTTATCTTAGATTAAGAATTCCATCACAATATTTTACTCATGAAAAACATTATATTAATGTATTAAATAATTGTGCTATAATTAGAGAATTGAAAAGTTTAGGACAAATGGTTGAAATTGATAAGAAAAATTTGAAGGCTTCACAACACATGGGCTTAGGTAAAAGTTTGATGAAAGAAGCAGAAAAAATTGTTAAAAAAGAATTTAGATTAAACAAAATTGCAGTTATTTCTGGTGTCGGTGTTAGAGATTATTATCGAAAACAAGGATATAAATTTCAGGATAGCTACATGATTAAAAAAATAAAATAA
- a CDS encoding class I SAM-dependent methyltransferase — protein sequence MDKEYAQKLIDKTKQDYKSLAKEFSATRAFSWQELEDLVKFIKPNQNVLDAGCGNGRLYQLLKNKNIKYLGIDNSEALINEAKTKYQFGNFRQMDLLDQHFEAETFDIIFCIAALQHIPSKEFRLQVLRDFYHILKPNSYLLMTNWNLWQAKYFWQTIKYSFLSIAGKHKELDLKDVYMPWKARFGVVDRYYHAFTKKELASLLQEVGFKVEDQYYVKKGEKSNWRNGYNLITIAKKI from the coding sequence ATGGACAAAGAATACGCTCAAAAATTAATAGATAAAACCAAGCAGGACTACAAATCCTTGGCTAAAGAGTTTTCCGCAACTCGTGCTTTTTCATGGCAAGAATTAGAAGATCTCGTAAAATTTATAAAGCCAAATCAAAATGTTCTTGATGCGGGCTGTGGCAATGGACGTCTTTATCAATTACTGAAAAATAAAAATATTAAATATTTAGGTATTGATAATAGCGAGGCATTAATTAATGAAGCTAAAACAAAATATCAATTTGGAAATTTCAGACAAATGGATTTGTTAGATCAACATTTTGAAGCAGAAACTTTTGACATAATTTTTTGCATTGCTGCTTTGCAACATATTCCATCTAAAGAATTCCGCTTGCAAGTTTTGCGAGATTTTTATCACATCTTAAAACCAAATAGTTATTTATTAATGACTAATTGGAATCTTTGGCAAGCAAAATATTTTTGGCAAACTATTAAATATTCATTTTTAAGTATTGCTGGCAAGCACAAAGAATTAGATTTGAAAGATGTTTATATGCCATGGAAAGCAAGATTTGGCGTTGTTGATCGTTATTATCATGCTTTCACCAAAAAAGAATTGGCAAGTTTATTGCAAGAAGTTGGTTTTAAAGTAGAAGATCAGTATTATGTTAAAAAAGGTGAAAAATCAAATTGGCGAAATGGATATAATCTAATTACGATTGCTAAAAAAATATAG
- the rpsB gene encoding 30S ribosomal protein S2 codes for MKTPTIQELLKAGAHFGHKAAKWNPKMKQYVFAKKEGIYIINLSKTKEMLEKALEYVAEIAKKGGKIVFICTKRQGKDIVKKAAISCNMPYVTTRWLGGTLTNFKTIHNLIQKLRTLERKKETGEMEKNYTKYEKQLMLEDIEKLNNKIGGLKNLDKLPEALFLIDVMDNKSAVKEARVVNLPTVALVDANANPEIINYPVPCNDDAIKVIDLMANTFAECIKENYKEQKPTVGNVTKVTGPQNLR; via the coding sequence ATGAAGACCCCAACGATTCAAGAGCTACTAAAGGCAGGTGCACATTTTGGCCACAAAGCAGCAAAATGGAATCCAAAAATGAAACAATATGTCTTTGCAAAAAAAGAAGGCATTTATATTATCAACCTTTCCAAAACAAAAGAAATGCTTGAAAAAGCATTAGAATATGTTGCCGAAATTGCCAAAAAAGGCGGAAAAATTGTTTTTATCTGCACAAAAAGACAAGGCAAAGATATTGTTAAAAAAGCTGCAATTTCTTGCAATATGCCTTATGTTACAACAAGATGGCTTGGCGGAACTTTGACAAATTTCAAAACAATTCACAACTTAATTCAAAAATTAAGAACATTGGAAAGAAAAAAAGAAACTGGTGAAATGGAAAAGAATTATACAAAATATGAAAAGCAATTAATGCTTGAAGATATTGAAAAATTAAATAACAAAATCGGTGGTTTGAAGAATTTAGACAAATTGCCAGAAGCTTTATTTTTAATCGATGTTATGGATAACAAATCAGCAGTTAAAGAAGCAAGAGTTGTCAATCTTCCAACAGTTGCATTAGTTGATGCAAATGCCAATCCAGAAATCATCAATTATCCAGTTCCTTGCAATGATGATGCTATCAAAGTTATTGATTTAATGGCAAATACATTTGCAGAATGCATTAAAGAAAATTATAAAGAACAAAAGCCAACAGTAGGCAATGTAACAAAAGTTACAGGCCCACAAAATTTGAGATAA
- the truD gene encoding tRNA pseudouridine(13) synthase TruD, which yields MENQNQTSYDAWLKECDFLAKVRKENPKKIERQNPIIEDQKLLQDYGIEIISDLPLGFLRFSPADFIVEEITQDGRITTIDPENDPSLADQEGETVYADVVKIGIPTLEAIDRIAKKLNVGLGQIGYSGMKDAIAITSQKFSFRKISRDKIKELKLPNIYLKNIIVSKGALQPGNLIGNRFNIFIRTKGLYDPNLLLEKLNHIKEVGFYNFFGSQRFGGARGIGHKLGIILLRGDYELAVKAFLIAQGKNEIPLIQELRNKAKAIYGNWNDMIKIYEQMPYTFSGEIRVLKALTHEPSDYINALLAIKEQVKLWAYAYGSYLFNKKISQLVRNKINLPAKLPLFLSNERSDKDLYEDFLESDKTKNFRESARPFPFIQLRHYEVPTLLSPKINSFTCTEDGVAINFELHKGAYATTFLSHIFTLTMGLPLPSWVSQKEIDTLKILELGTIENIKKVFEEYWSNVLTNSGK from the coding sequence ATGGAAAATCAAAATCAAACATCCTATGATGCTTGGTTGAAAGAGTGTGATTTTCTAGCAAAAGTCAGAAAAGAAAACCCAAAAAAGATAGAACGACAAAACCCAATTATCGAGGATCAAAAATTACTTCAAGATTACGGAATTGAAATAATTTCTGATCTACCTTTGGGTTTTTTGCGTTTTTCGCCAGCTGATTTCATTGTTGAAGAAATTACTCAAGATGGCAGAATTACAACTATTGATCCAGAAAATGATCCAAGCTTAGCAGATCAAGAAGGCGAGACAGTTTATGCTGATGTAGTTAAAATTGGCATTCCAACATTAGAAGCAATTGATCGTATTGCCAAAAAATTGAATGTAGGCTTAGGACAAATTGGCTATTCTGGCATGAAAGATGCCATTGCTATTACTTCTCAAAAATTTAGTTTTAGAAAAATATCCAGAGATAAAATAAAAGAATTAAAACTTCCAAATATTTATTTAAAAAATATAATTGTTAGCAAAGGCGCTTTGCAACCAGGAAATTTGATTGGTAATAGATTTAATATTTTTATCCGAACAAAAGGTTTGTACGATCCAAATTTGTTATTAGAAAAATTAAACCATATTAAAGAAGTTGGCTTTTATAATTTTTTTGGCAGTCAACGATTTGGCGGAGCTAGGGGAATTGGCCACAAGCTTGGTATAATTTTACTTCGTGGTGATTATGAGTTAGCAGTTAAAGCATTTTTAATTGCTCAAGGCAAGAATGAAATTCCATTAATCCAAGAATTAAGAAACAAAGCCAAAGCAATTTATGGCAATTGGAATGATATGATCAAAATTTATGAACAAATGCCATATACTTTTTCTGGCGAAATAAGAGTTTTAAAAGCTTTGACGCATGAACCAAGTGATTATATTAATGCCTTATTAGCAATCAAAGAACAAGTCAAACTTTGGGCTTATGCTTACGGTAGCTATTTATTTAATAAAAAAATCTCACAATTAGTTCGCAACAAAATTAATCTGCCAGCTAAATTGCCATTATTTTTGAGCAATGAAAGATCAGACAAAGATTTGTATGAAGACTTTTTAGAAAGCGATAAAACAAAAAATTTCCGAGAATCAGCTCGTCCATTTCCATTTATCCAGTTGCGTCATTATGAAGTTCCAACATTATTATCTCCAAAAATTAATTCTTTTACTTGTACAGAAGATGGAGTTGCCATTAATTTTGAATTACACAAAGGTGCCTATGCCACAACATTTTTATCTCATATCTTTACTTTGACAATGGGCTTGCCATTGCCAAGTTGGGTCTCACAAAAAGAAATTGATACCTTAAAAATATTAGAGCTAGGCACAATAGAAAATATCAAAAAAGTTTTTGAAGAATACTGGTCAAATGTTTTAACAAATTCTGGTAAATAA